A genome region from Urocitellus parryii isolate mUroPar1 chromosome X, mUroPar1.hap1, whole genome shotgun sequence includes the following:
- the Rap2c gene encoding ras-related protein Rap-2c, translating to MREYKVVVLGSGGVGKSALTVQFVTGTFIEKYDPTIEDFYRKEIEVDSSPSVLEILDTAGTEQFASMRDLYIKNGQGFILVYSLVNQQSFQDIKPMRDQIVRVKRYEKVPLILVGNKVDLEPEREVMSSEGRALAQEWGCPFMETSAKSKSMVDELFAEIVRQMNYSSLPEKQDQCCTTCVVQ from the exons ATGAGGGAATACAAGGTAGTGGTGTTAGGGAGCGGAGGGGTTGGCAAATCTGCCCTTACTGTGCAGTTTGTCACCGGGACTTTCATTGAGAAATATGACCCCACCATTGAAGATTTCTACCGCAAAGAGATCGAAGTGGACTCTTCCCCCTCCGTGCTGGAAATTCTGGACACCGCAGGAACGGAGCAGTTTGCCTCCATGAGAGATCTCTACATCAAAAACGGCCAAGGTTTCATCCTGGTTTATAGTCTGGTTAATCAACAGTCTTTCCAG GATATCAAGCCAATGAGAGATCAGATTGTCAGAGtgaaaagatatgaaaaagtCCCACTAATCCTAGTAGGAAACAAAGTGGATCTGGAACCAGAAAGAGAGGTTATGTCTTCAGAAGGCAGAGCTCTGGCTCAAGAATGGGGCTGCCCTTTCATGGAGACATCGGCAAAAAGTAAATCAATGGTGGATGAACTTTTTGCTGAGATCGTCAGGCAAATGAACTATTCATCACTGCCCGAGAAGCAAGATCAGTGTTGTACAACTTGTGTTGTCCAGTAA